From Streptomyces zhihengii, the proteins below share one genomic window:
- a CDS encoding GH1 family beta-glucosidase produces the protein MTALDARPDTTTHRFPAAFRWGTATAAYQIEGAAAEDGRTPSIWDTFSRTPGKVRNGDTGDIAADHYHRVSEDIALMRRLGVTDYRFSVAWPRVQPTGRGPAVQKGLDFYRRLVDELLEAGIRPVATLYHWDLPQELEDAGGWPQRETAQRFGEYAGIMAGALGDRVATWTTLNEPWCAAFLGYGNGVHAPGRTSALASLRAAHHFNLAHGLATRALRDTLSAGSEISLTLNLHAVRPHTDTPADLDAARRIDAVGNRVFLDPVFNGSLPDDLVRDTAAVTDWSFVLDGDLETASAPIDSLGINYYSPTVVAAGSSPAGPSPWAGAEEHVSFLPAPGPRTAMDWPVDADGLHELLLRLRDDLPGVPLVITENGAAYDDYADPSGEVKDPERVAYLHAHLAAVHRAIEDGADVRGYFLWSLLDNFEWAYGYSKRFGIVHVDFATQRRTFKDSARWYAEVIARGGLAE, from the coding sequence ATGACCGCACTCGACGCACGCCCCGACACGACGACGCACCGATTCCCCGCGGCCTTCCGCTGGGGCACGGCCACCGCGGCGTACCAGATCGAGGGAGCCGCCGCCGAGGACGGCCGTACCCCGTCGATCTGGGACACGTTCAGCCGCACCCCGGGCAAGGTCCGCAACGGTGACACGGGCGACATCGCGGCCGACCACTACCACCGGGTGAGCGAGGACATCGCGCTGATGCGGCGGCTCGGTGTCACCGACTACCGCTTCTCGGTCGCCTGGCCCCGGGTGCAGCCGACCGGCCGCGGGCCCGCCGTGCAGAAGGGGCTGGACTTCTACCGGCGGCTCGTCGACGAGCTGCTGGAGGCCGGCATCCGGCCGGTGGCCACCCTGTACCACTGGGACCTGCCCCAGGAGCTGGAGGACGCGGGCGGCTGGCCGCAGCGCGAGACGGCGCAGCGGTTCGGCGAGTACGCGGGCATCATGGCCGGTGCGCTGGGCGACCGGGTCGCCACCTGGACGACCCTCAACGAGCCGTGGTGCGCGGCCTTCCTCGGGTACGGGAACGGGGTGCACGCCCCCGGCCGCACCAGCGCGCTCGCCTCGCTGCGCGCCGCCCACCACTTCAACCTGGCGCACGGGCTGGCGACCAGGGCGCTGCGCGACACCCTGTCCGCGGGCTCGGAGATCTCCCTCACGCTCAACCTCCACGCGGTGCGCCCGCACACCGACACACCGGCCGACCTGGACGCGGCCCGCCGGATCGACGCGGTGGGCAACCGGGTCTTCCTGGACCCGGTCTTCAACGGCAGCCTGCCCGACGACCTGGTCCGGGACACGGCCGCGGTGACGGACTGGTCGTTCGTCCTCGACGGCGACCTGGAGACGGCGTCGGCGCCGATCGACTCGCTCGGCATCAACTACTACTCCCCCACCGTGGTCGCGGCGGGCTCCTCGCCCGCCGGTCCCTCGCCGTGGGCCGGCGCCGAGGAGCACGTGAGCTTCCTGCCGGCGCCGGGGCCGCGCACCGCGATGGACTGGCCGGTGGACGCCGACGGTCTGCACGAGCTGCTGCTGCGGCTGCGGGACGACCTGCCGGGGGTGCCGCTGGTGATCACCGAGAACGGCGCGGCCTACGACGACTACGCCGACCCGTCGGGCGAGGTGAAGGACCCGGAGCGGGTCGCCTATCTGCACGCCCACCTGGCGGCGGTGCACCGGGCGATCGAGGACGGGGCGGACGTCCGGGGCTACTTCCTCTGGTCCCTGCTGGACAACTTCGAGTGGGCGTACGGCTACAGCAAGCGCTTCGGGATCGTGCACGTCGACTTCGCCACCCAGCGGCGCACGTTCAAGGACAGTGCGCGGTGGTACGCGGAGGTGATCGCGCGGGGCGGCCTCGCCGAGTAG
- a CDS encoding oxygenase MpaB family protein has protein sequence MSPAAAAVDPPPPGGVLWSLAGDIRALLMLPAALTMQVADPAVGAGVDEHSVFRTDPWGRGERSLRSLQLWIYGGEEAAAEGRRLRELHRTIQGTDAHGRRYHALSPAHYAWVHATGFPVYRHGARYLVRELTGAEERKLYAEWLQIGRILGIRDRDMPATVEEFWPYYRTVLAERLEATAVVRELVDPTQPVPPPDRGPRALRWLLRILWPVLLPPLATFRRFMTIGLMPPDAREALGLPWTDAQERRLRGFGAVVRVVVPALPERLRYLPLARAARARARTARGPGRSGV, from the coding sequence ATGAGCCCCGCCGCGGCAGCCGTCGACCCGCCCCCGCCCGGCGGGGTGCTCTGGAGCCTCGCCGGCGACATCCGCGCCCTGCTGATGCTGCCCGCCGCGCTGACCATGCAGGTCGCCGACCCGGCCGTCGGCGCCGGCGTCGACGAGCACTCCGTCTTCCGGACCGACCCCTGGGGACGCGGCGAACGCTCGCTGCGCTCGCTCCAGCTCTGGATCTACGGCGGCGAGGAGGCCGCGGCCGAGGGCCGCCGCCTGCGCGAGCTGCACCGCACCATCCAGGGGACCGACGCCCACGGGCGCCGCTACCATGCGCTCAGCCCCGCCCACTACGCCTGGGTGCACGCCACCGGCTTCCCGGTCTACCGCCACGGCGCCCGCTACCTCGTGCGCGAACTCACCGGCGCCGAGGAGCGCAAGCTCTACGCGGAGTGGCTCCAGATCGGCCGGATCCTCGGCATCCGCGACCGCGACATGCCCGCGACCGTCGAGGAGTTCTGGCCCTACTACCGCACGGTGCTCGCCGAACGGCTGGAGGCCACGGCCGTCGTCCGGGAGCTCGTCGACCCCACCCAGCCGGTGCCCCCGCCCGACCGGGGACCACGGGCGCTGAGGTGGCTGCTGCGGATCCTGTGGCCGGTGCTGCTGCCCCCGCTCGCCACCTTCCGCCGCTTCATGACCATCGGCCTGATGCCGCCCGACGCCCGCGAGGCCCTCGGACTGCCCTGGACCGACGCGCAGGAGCGCCGGCTGCGCGGATTCGGCGCGGTCGTCCGCGTGGTGGTCCCCGCCCTCCCCGAACGCCTCCGCTACCTCCCCCTCGCCCGCGCGGCCCGCGCCCGGGCACGCACGGCCCGCGGCCCCGGCCGGTCGGGCGTCTGA
- a CDS encoding ion transporter: MSLDSPALAATDERRARIAERAGRVVEADWFSALAVGAIALNAVLLGAETYAGFAQEWHTGLKLLEHLLLGAFTVEIALRALAHADRPSDFFRNPWNVFDLTVVLCAFLPFVSENTTVLRLLRLARVVRTARFLPQLRIIVTAIGKSVPGAVSFLLVGTLLLYMYAMLGWAAFSADDPEHYGSLGRAALTLFVLMTLDGLGDALYGGLAISPWAVVYYASYVLLSSFLMVNLLIGVVIDSLAQARELDGDRRAADGEQAPPVEEIRERIAAARAQLEDLEHLLPHVPPRPEAVAKAAHRP; the protein is encoded by the coding sequence ATGAGTCTCGACAGCCCGGCGCTCGCCGCCACGGACGAGCGGCGCGCCCGCATCGCGGAACGCGCCGGGCGGGTGGTGGAGGCCGACTGGTTCTCGGCACTGGCGGTCGGGGCCATCGCGCTCAACGCCGTCCTGCTGGGCGCCGAGACCTACGCGGGCTTCGCCCAGGAGTGGCACACCGGACTGAAGCTGCTGGAGCATCTGCTGCTCGGCGCCTTCACCGTGGAGATCGCCCTGCGCGCCCTCGCCCACGCCGACCGGCCGTCGGACTTCTTCCGCAACCCGTGGAACGTCTTCGACCTGACCGTGGTCCTCTGCGCGTTCCTGCCCTTCGTCAGCGAGAACACCACCGTCCTGCGGCTGCTGCGGCTCGCGCGCGTCGTCCGCACCGCCCGCTTCCTGCCCCAACTGCGCATCATCGTCACGGCGATCGGCAAGAGCGTCCCGGGCGCCGTCAGCTTCCTGCTGGTCGGCACCCTGCTGCTGTACATGTACGCGATGCTCGGCTGGGCCGCGTTCTCCGCCGACGACCCCGAGCACTACGGCTCCCTGGGCCGCGCCGCCCTCACCCTGTTCGTGCTGATGACCCTCGACGGCCTCGGCGACGCCCTCTACGGCGGGCTCGCGATCTCGCCCTGGGCCGTCGTCTACTACGCCTCCTACGTGCTGCTCAGCTCCTTCCTGATGGTCAATCTCCTGATCGGCGTCGTCATCGACTCGCTCGCCCAGGCCAGGGAACTCGACGGGGACCGGAGGGCCGCGGACGGCGAGCAGGCACCCCCCGTGGAGGAGATCAGGGAACGGATCGCGGCGGCCCGCGCCCAGCTGGAGGACCTGGAACACCTGCTGCCGCACGTCCCGCCCCGGCCGGAGGCGGTGGCGAAGGCCGCCCACCGGCCCTGA
- the sph gene encoding sphingomyelin phosphodiesterase → MPTSPLRRLTGAALSAVLAAGVLAAAAPSAGAAADAPVPRLKVLTYNAFLFSRTLYPNWGQDHRAAEIPRAPFFRGNDVVVLQEAFDNTASEALARNASAGYPYRTPVMGRGTSGWDATGGAYSALTPEDGGVAVLSRWPIVRKEQYVYKDACGSDWYSNKGFVYAVLDVNGSRVHVVGTHAQSTDPGCGAGEAASVRARQFRAMDAFLDAKRIPATEQVIVAGDFNVDSRTPEYAAMLADAGLAGADARTGHPYSFDTRDNSIAADRYPDDPREDLDHVLHRAGHARPAGWTNEVIKAPSAPWSVSSWGTTYTYTDFSDHYPVVASAR, encoded by the coding sequence GTGCCGACCTCCCCGCTCCGCCGCCTCACGGGCGCCGCCCTGTCCGCGGTGCTCGCCGCCGGTGTCCTCGCCGCCGCAGCGCCCTCCGCGGGCGCCGCGGCCGACGCCCCGGTCCCGCGGCTGAAGGTGCTCACGTACAACGCGTTCCTGTTCAGCCGGACGCTCTACCCCAACTGGGGCCAGGACCACCGGGCCGCCGAGATCCCGCGGGCGCCGTTCTTCCGGGGCAACGACGTGGTCGTGCTCCAGGAGGCTTTCGACAACACCGCGTCGGAGGCGCTGGCGCGCAACGCGTCGGCCGGATACCCGTACCGGACGCCGGTGATGGGCCGCGGCACGAGCGGCTGGGACGCGACGGGCGGCGCGTACTCGGCGCTGACGCCGGAGGACGGCGGAGTGGCCGTGCTCAGCAGGTGGCCGATCGTGCGCAAGGAGCAGTACGTCTACAAGGACGCCTGCGGCTCCGACTGGTACTCCAACAAGGGCTTCGTGTACGCGGTGCTCGATGTGAACGGCAGCCGGGTGCACGTCGTCGGGACGCACGCGCAGTCGACCGACCCGGGGTGCGGCGCGGGAGAGGCGGCGTCGGTGCGGGCCCGTCAGTTCCGGGCGATGGACGCCTTCCTGGACGCCAAGCGGATCCCCGCCACCGAACAGGTGATCGTGGCGGGCGACTTCAACGTGGACTCCCGCACGCCCGAGTACGCGGCGATGCTCGCCGACGCGGGTCTGGCCGGCGCCGACGCCCGGACGGGGCATCCGTACTCGTTCGACACCCGGGACAACTCGATCGCGGCGGACCGCTACCCGGACGACCCGCGCGAGGACCTGGACCATGTGCTGCACCGCGCCGGGCACGCGCGGCCGGCCGGCTGGACCAATGAGGTGATCAAGGCGCCGAGCGCGCCCTGGTCGGTGTCGAGCTGGGGCACCACTTACACGTACACGGACTTCTCCGACCACTATCCGGTGGTCGCCTCCGCGCGGTAG
- a CDS encoding S1 family peptidase: MRRTSRARICLPALLALTAVGLGTHASAAEPEPAAGAPAPGVSATAAQYALHSSLERGLGDRTAGSYLDAASGELVVTVTDAATAAAVRDSGARAEIVDRSMADLRATMDTLETRAKITGTSWGVDPRTNQVSVEADQSVSARDMARLRKVAAGLGDSVRITRVPGTFTKEVAGGDAIYGGGFRCSAAFNVSKGTARYFLTAGHCTNAASSWSAASGGAAIGTREGTSFPTNDYGLVRYTDGSQPAGDVNLWNGSRQDITSAADAVVGQAIRKSGSTTKVTSGTVTAVNVTVNYSEGPVYNLVRTTACSSGGDSGGAHFAGTTALGIHSGSSGCSGTSGSALHQPVREALSAYGVAVY; the protein is encoded by the coding sequence ATGAGACGCACCTCCCGTGCGCGCATCTGCCTTCCCGCCCTGCTCGCCCTGACCGCCGTCGGCCTCGGCACCCACGCCTCGGCCGCCGAACCGGAGCCCGCCGCCGGGGCCCCGGCGCCCGGCGTCTCGGCGACCGCCGCCCAGTACGCCCTGCACAGCTCGCTCGAACGCGGTCTCGGCGACCGCACCGCCGGCTCCTATCTCGACGCCGCGAGCGGCGAGCTGGTGGTGACGGTGACGGACGCCGCCACCGCGGCCGCGGTCCGCGACAGCGGCGCCCGCGCCGAGATCGTCGACCGCTCCATGGCCGACCTGCGCGCCACCATGGACACCCTGGAGACGCGGGCGAAGATCACCGGGACCTCCTGGGGCGTCGACCCGAGGACCAACCAGGTCTCCGTGGAGGCCGACCAGTCGGTGTCCGCGCGCGACATGGCCCGGCTGCGGAAGGTGGCCGCCGGGCTGGGCGACAGCGTGCGGATCACCCGGGTGCCGGGCACCTTCACCAAGGAGGTCGCGGGCGGCGACGCGATCTACGGCGGCGGCTTCCGCTGCTCGGCCGCGTTCAACGTGTCCAAGGGCACGGCCCGTTACTTCCTCACCGCGGGGCACTGCACCAACGCGGCGAGCAGCTGGTCCGCCGCCTCGGGCGGCGCCGCCATCGGCACCCGTGAGGGCACCAGCTTCCCGACCAACGACTACGGGCTCGTCCGCTACACCGACGGCTCCCAGCCCGCCGGCGACGTGAACCTGTGGAACGGCAGCCGCCAGGACATCACCTCGGCCGCCGACGCCGTCGTGGGGCAGGCCATCCGCAAGTCCGGCTCCACCACCAAGGTCACCAGCGGCACCGTCACCGCGGTGAACGTCACGGTGAACTACAGCGAGGGCCCCGTCTACAACCTCGTCCGCACCACGGCCTGTTCCTCGGGCGGCGACAGCGGCGGCGCCCACTTCGCGGGCACCACGGCCCTGGGCATCCACTCGGGCAGCTCCGGCTGCTCGGGCACCAGCGGCTCCGCGCTCCACCAGCCGGTCCGCGAGGCACTGAGCGCCTACGGAGTGGCCGTCTACTGA
- a CDS encoding macro domain-containing protein: protein MTGIVYVRGDATAPQGKGVKLIAHVCNDLGGWGKGFVLAVSRRWPGPEAEYRRWHRERSGNDFGLGAAQFVQVGPFLWVANMVGQRGMRTGSKGVPVRYEAIDRALAAVGDKALELGASVHMPRIGCGLAGGRWSRVEPLIAERLTARGVEVTVYDHGD from the coding sequence ATGACCGGGATCGTCTATGTCCGAGGGGACGCCACCGCGCCGCAGGGCAAGGGCGTCAAGCTGATCGCGCACGTCTGCAACGACCTCGGCGGCTGGGGCAAGGGCTTCGTCCTCGCCGTCTCCCGCCGGTGGCCCGGGCCGGAGGCGGAGTACCGGCGCTGGCACCGGGAGCGCTCGGGCAACGACTTCGGCCTGGGCGCGGCTCAGTTCGTCCAGGTCGGCCCGTTCCTCTGGGTGGCCAACATGGTGGGCCAGCGCGGCATGCGGACGGGCAGCAAGGGCGTCCCCGTCCGCTACGAGGCGATCGACCGCGCCCTCGCGGCGGTGGGCGACAAGGCGCTGGAGCTGGGTGCGTCGGTGCACATGCCGCGGATCGGCTGCGGGCTCGCCGGCGGCAGGTGGTCGCGTGTCGAGCCGCTGATAGCCGAGCGGCTGACGGCCCGTGGCGTCGAGGTCACCGTCTACGACCACGGGGACTGA
- a CDS encoding oxygenase MpaB family protein: MTVRHDDPAPDAAAPPPGPGDDPAPPPGPGPAADGDGDGDVPLYGPGSRFHALFDDPRWALAVVRATVLEAAHPQVGAALADNSTFVAHPWRRLRNTLTSLRRMFGADEEVRRREAARLNRMHARLDGTDTHGRPYDAMDPGVRAWVVATLFESTVTMFRMSGRPMDQDTMERLYAEFRAFLTALDGDAGHLPGDLPGFWRYFDRVVAEELENTEAARVILYRLFDRLPAPPLLQGVPTLWAAGRAVAGPVIGAVTVASLPEAYRRRAGLPEMPGAQTLMQGAYVAAGLARFLPAGLLRAEGLAELLSLSPESDDPRARTVVALQDRMRRAAALLRLMSPLAPADRAADGPADGPGGGEARRTAEEFFHQVLDQTGDGYLDWPDLAAMARELSTRLDLDEPEETGLYTAFADWWRELQSALDADGDGRVSAGEYAAAVPSLAGPALIRVAEVLFDATDKDGNGTIDADEYRALFRTGFRRDTTGTDGVCTRSEFVGDFLSFMSARRRSSPYDPLLAEA, translated from the coding sequence ATGACGGTCCGCCACGACGACCCCGCCCCGGACGCCGCCGCCCCGCCGCCCGGCCCCGGTGACGACCCCGCCCCGCCGCCCGGCCCCGGCCCCGCCGCGGACGGGGACGGGGACGGGGACGTCCCGCTGTACGGGCCCGGCTCGCGCTTCCACGCACTCTTCGACGACCCCCGGTGGGCCCTGGCCGTCGTCCGGGCGACCGTGCTGGAGGCGGCCCACCCCCAGGTGGGCGCCGCGCTCGCGGACAACTCCACCTTCGTCGCCCACCCCTGGCGCCGGCTGCGCAACACCCTCACCAGCCTGCGCCGGATGTTCGGCGCCGACGAGGAGGTACGGCGCCGGGAGGCCGCCCGCCTCAACCGGATGCACGCCCGCCTCGACGGCACCGACACCCACGGCCGGCCCTACGACGCCATGGACCCGGGGGTGCGGGCCTGGGTGGTGGCGACCCTCTTCGAGAGCACCGTCACCATGTTCCGGATGAGCGGCCGGCCGATGGACCAGGACACCATGGAGCGGCTGTACGCCGAGTTCCGGGCCTTCCTCACCGCCCTCGACGGCGACGCCGGGCATCTGCCCGGGGACCTGCCGGGCTTCTGGCGGTACTTCGACCGGGTCGTCGCCGAGGAACTGGAGAACACCGAGGCGGCCCGCGTCATCCTGTACCGGCTGTTCGACCGGCTGCCCGCCCCGCCGCTGCTCCAGGGCGTGCCCACGCTGTGGGCGGCCGGCCGGGCCGTCGCGGGCCCGGTCATCGGCGCGGTCACCGTCGCCTCGCTGCCGGAGGCGTACCGGCGCCGCGCCGGACTGCCGGAGATGCCGGGCGCCCAGACCCTGATGCAGGGCGCCTACGTCGCCGCCGGGCTGGCGCGCTTCCTGCCCGCGGGGCTGCTGCGGGCCGAGGGGCTCGCCGAACTCCTCTCGCTCTCGCCCGAGAGCGACGACCCCCGGGCGCGGACCGTCGTCGCCCTCCAGGACCGGATGCGGCGGGCCGCGGCGCTGCTGCGCCTGATGAGCCCGCTGGCCCCGGCGGACCGGGCGGCGGACGGCCCCGCGGACGGCCCGGGCGGCGGCGAAGCCCGGCGCACGGCCGAGGAGTTCTTCCACCAGGTGCTGGACCAGACCGGCGACGGCTACCTGGACTGGCCGGACCTCGCGGCGATGGCACGTGAACTGTCCACCCGCCTCGACCTGGACGAGCCCGAGGAGACCGGTCTCTACACCGCCTTCGCCGACTGGTGGCGGGAACTGCAGAGCGCGCTGGACGCGGACGGCGACGGACGGGTGAGCGCCGGGGAGTACGCCGCCGCCGTGCCGTCGCTGGCCGGGCCCGCGCTGATCCGGGTCGCCGAGGTGCTGTTCGACGCCACCGACAAGGACGGCAACGGCACCATCGACGCCGACGAGTACCGGGCCCTGTTCCGTACCGGGTTCCGCCGCGACACCACCGGCACCGACGGGGTCTGCACCCGATCCGAGTTCGTGGGCGACTTCCTCTCCTTCATGTCGGCCCGCCGCCGCTCCAGCCCCTACGACCCCTTGCTCGCCGAGGCCTGA
- the uppS gene encoding polyprenyl diphosphate synthase yields the protein MTHEGATAGVGAAPGGGTAPGVPRHVACVMDGNGRWAARRSLPRTAGHRAAETTVIDVIEAARSSGVRWLSLYAFSTENWNRPPAEVEFLMRLVRGVVRKHAPLLLARGVRCRFLGVTDERVPKELAQDFRDLTTLTEANRGMTLTVAFDHGGRRDIVEAARSLIRGGASADEVTERTFAAHLPYPDTPDVDLVIRTSGEQRISNFMLWQVAYAEWVFPQVLWPDFRAAHFLECLHTYQRRDRRFGGVPSQPNGAP from the coding sequence ATGACGCACGAGGGTGCGACGGCCGGCGTCGGCGCGGCGCCGGGGGGTGGCACGGCGCCCGGGGTGCCCCGGCACGTGGCCTGTGTGATGGACGGCAACGGACGCTGGGCCGCCCGGCGTTCGCTGCCCCGCACCGCGGGCCACCGGGCCGCCGAGACCACGGTGATCGACGTCATCGAGGCGGCGCGGTCCTCCGGCGTCCGCTGGCTGAGCCTGTACGCCTTCTCCACGGAGAACTGGAACCGGCCCCCCGCGGAGGTCGAGTTCCTGATGCGCCTCGTCCGCGGCGTCGTGCGCAAGCACGCCCCGCTGCTGCTGGCGCGCGGGGTGCGCTGCCGGTTCCTCGGGGTCACGGACGAGCGCGTGCCGAAGGAACTCGCCCAGGATTTCCGGGACCTCACCACCCTCACGGAGGCGAACCGGGGCATGACCCTCACCGTCGCGTTCGACCACGGCGGACGCCGGGACATCGTCGAGGCCGCCCGGTCGCTGATCCGCGGCGGCGCGAGCGCCGACGAGGTCACCGAGCGGACCTTCGCGGCCCACCTCCCGTACCCCGACACCCCCGACGTGGACCTCGTGATCCGCACCTCCGGCGAGCAGCGCATCTCCAACTTCATGCTCTGGCAGGTCGCCTACGCCGAGTGGGTCTTCCCTCAGGTCCTGTGGCCGGACTTCCGCGCCGCGCACTTCCTCGAATGCCTGCACACCTACCAGCGACGCGACCGCCGCTTCGGCGGCGTGCCGTCCCAGCCGAACGGAGCACCGTGA
- a CDS encoding MerR family transcriptional regulator: protein MADVTEEAAFTVDELAARAGVTVRTVRFYGTRGLLPPPVIGPRRVGHYGRDHLSRLALIEELQHQGMTLAAIERYLEQLPADLSAQDLAIHRALVAAWAPESAERVTRAELERRAGRPLSDEDVERLGAMGVLEARTDGGYLLDGSLLRLGAELLDVPIAHETILASRTVLLEHARSAAQELSRLFRDEVWGPYRERDPEHATAAMKSLSAHMQPIVVQALVTAFQRSLREELRSALGAGGR from the coding sequence ATGGCGGACGTGACCGAGGAGGCGGCGTTCACCGTCGACGAGCTGGCCGCGCGTGCCGGGGTGACGGTGCGGACCGTCCGTTTCTACGGCACCCGCGGGCTGCTGCCCCCGCCGGTGATCGGCCCGCGCAGGGTCGGCCACTACGGCCGCGACCACCTCTCCCGTCTCGCGCTGATCGAGGAGCTCCAGCACCAGGGCATGACCCTCGCCGCCATCGAGCGCTATCTGGAGCAGCTTCCCGCCGATCTGAGCGCGCAGGATCTGGCGATCCACCGGGCCCTGGTGGCGGCCTGGGCCCCCGAGTCCGCCGAGCGGGTGACCCGGGCGGAGCTGGAGCGCCGCGCGGGGCGTCCGCTGTCGGACGAGGACGTGGAGCGGCTCGGGGCCATGGGGGTGCTGGAGGCGCGGACGGACGGCGGTTACCTGCTGGACGGGTCGCTGCTGCGGCTCGGGGCCGAGCTGCTGGACGTGCCCATCGCGCACGAGACGATCCTCGCCTCCCGCACGGTGCTGCTGGAGCACGCGCGCTCCGCGGCCCAGGAGCTGTCACGGCTGTTCCGCGACGAGGTCTGGGGGCCCTACCGGGAGCGGGACCCGGAGCATGCGACGGCGGCGATGAAGTCGCTCTCGGCCCATATGCAGCCGATCGTCGTGCAGGCCCTGGTGACGGCGTTCCAGCGGTCGCTGCGCGAGGAGCTGCGGAGCGCCCTCGGCGCCGGGGGACGGTAA
- a CDS encoding DUF2087 domain-containing protein yields MSLPAAGTAHSVHALFSQGRLTAIPRKAARREQLLRHLAETLFVPGRDYTEREVNEALLTVHDDCAALRRYLVIGGELARTRDGGSYRRAG; encoded by the coding sequence ATGTCCCTCCCCGCAGCCGGCACCGCGCATTCGGTGCACGCCCTCTTCTCCCAAGGCCGTCTGACGGCGATCCCGCGCAAGGCCGCCCGCCGCGAGCAGTTGCTCCGGCACCTGGCCGAGACCTTGTTCGTGCCCGGACGCGACTACACCGAGCGCGAGGTCAACGAGGCGCTGCTGACGGTGCACGACGACTGCGCCGCGCTGCGCCGCTATCTGGTGATCGGTGGCGAGCTGGCCCGGACGAGGGACGGCGGCAGCTACCGGCGAGCCGGGTAA